In the genome of Lysobacter sp. 5GHs7-4, the window GGCTGGAACGAGTGCGAGCCGGTCTACCTGGAGTTCCCGGGCTGGCAGGAAAGCACCCACAACGTCACCGAGTGGGACAAGCTGCCGGCCGCCGCGCGCGCCTACCTGCGCGCGCTGGAAGAACTGTCCGGCTGCCCGCTGGCGATGGTGTCCACCGGCCCGGACCGCGACGCCAACATCGTGCTGCGCGATCCCTGGGCCTGAGATCGTCCTGCGCCGCGTCGAAAAGCCCCGCCATGCGGGGCTTTTTCTTTGAGCGGGCCGGGTTCCGGGCTTAGAGTGCAGGCAAGCACACGGGGGACGCCATGGCGGACATAACCAAGGCCAGGACTGGCCTGCTGATACGCAAGCTGTTCGAGATACTGCTGTCCCAGCGTGAAGGGATGCGCGCGGCCGATGCCTTGGGCACGTTGGAAAAGGCCGTGCAGTTGACCGCGTACGAAGCCGGGGACTACGACTCCGGCGGCCGGCGCTTCGAACGTATCGTCCGTTTCGCCACGGTGTCCTGCGTCAAGGCCGGATGGCTGATCAAGCACAAGGGCGTCTGGACGGTTAGTGACGAAGGACAAGCCGCGTACGCGCAATTCGGCGAGCCGGAGAAGTTCTATCGCGAGGCCGAGCGGCTGTACTGGAAATGGCGTAAGGCGCAGCCGGCGACGTCCGACGCTGCCGAAACAGAGGAGGCCGTGGAGAAGTCTGCGGTGATCACGCTGGAGCAGGCCGAGGAGATGGCGTGGAAGGAGATCGAGGCCTTCCTGGCGGAAATGCCTCCCTACGAATTCCAGGAACTGGTCGGCGAGCTGCTCAGGGCGATGGACTATCACGTCGCGTGGATCGCGCCGGCAGGAAAGGACGGCGGTATCGACGTGATCGCCTACAACGATCCGCTCGGCACCCGCCCGCCGCGGATCAAGGTGCAGGTCAAGCGTAACGCCAATTCGCCGCGCATCGATGTGGTCGGGCTGCGCAGTTTCATGGCGGTCCTGGGCGATGGCGATGTCGGCCTGTTCGTGGCCATGTCGGGCTTCACGCGCGACGCGGAAGCGGAAGCGCGCCAGTCCCAGCGTCGCGTGACGCTACTCGATACCACCAAGTTGGTGGACTTGTGGACAGAACACTACGCCAAGCTGGACGATGCCGCGAGGCGACGCTTGCCGTTGAAGCCTGTGTGGTTCCTGGCAGGCGAGGACTGATCGGGCCCGATGACCATTGCAAGGATCGAGCACCGATGAGCGATCCCTATCGTCCTCCCTCGGCCGCAGTGCCTGCGGCCCCCACCTCCGGCCACACGCTGCTGGTCGTGATCGGCGTGGCCTGCGCGGCGTTGACCGCGCTGGTGCCTACGCTGATCGTGCCCAGTTTTCGCGAAACCTTCCGCATGTTCGGCGCCGAGTCGCCTTGGCCCACGCAGCTGTTACTGCAGGGCTATCCGGCGCTGTGGATCCTGCCGGTGCTGGTGCTGCTGTTGTGGCGCGTAGTGCCGTGGCCGCGCAGCCGGGCGAAAGTGGCCTGCGCGTTCGGCGTGTCGGTGCTGGTGTTAGGCGTGCCGGCCTGCATGGCGGCCTTGTACCTGCCCATATTCGCGTTGTCGCAGACGCTTTGAGCGCGCCGATGGCGCGGGCGACCGCCGTGGGGTGCGGCTTCTCGCGCATCGCGCCGGC includes:
- a CDS encoding restriction endonuclease, which gives rise to MADITKARTGLLIRKLFEILLSQREGMRAADALGTLEKAVQLTAYEAGDYDSGGRRFERIVRFATVSCVKAGWLIKHKGVWTVSDEGQAAYAQFGEPEKFYREAERLYWKWRKAQPATSDAAETEEAVEKSAVITLEQAEEMAWKEIEAFLAEMPPYEFQELVGELLRAMDYHVAWIAPAGKDGGIDVIAYNDPLGTRPPRIKVQVKRNANSPRIDVVGLRSFMAVLGDGDVGLFVAMSGFTRDAEAEARQSQRRVTLLDTTKLVDLWTEHYAKLDDAARRRLPLKPVWFLAGED